GGTGGACGATTTTCTGGATAAGGTCGTCCTGGACCTCCGGCTGTGGGCGTCGGAAAACGACCGGCTTCGGGAGCAGATTACGGGGAACGTGAGCTTGTAGGATCCACGCCGATCAATCCTGAAACAGATTCCAAAGTTTCTGGGTCGTATTCCAGCTGCGGATGGTCATGGATTTGTACAGGGGAGAGGCTGCAATGGCGCTCAACCGGCTCTTGGTCCGCTCAGAACTGAGCCGCTGGGAGTAGATGACGCCCTCGCCGGGCCAGACAGCGTCCACTCCCTCCCTGGGGTTGAACACGTCCATCGCCTCAGCGGGGTCGATGCCCATGAGGAAGATCGCGTCGGAATGGTATTTGCCCGGCTGTTCGCCGAATCCCTCGGGCTTGTGGGCAACCACGTCCTGCAGCTGTCCGCGGTCGAGGACCAGCACTCTGACAATCTCATCGTCAAGCTTGAAGTTCTCAGTCAGGGCTGCTTCGATCCGCGGCCCAATGACCTCGGCGGGTTCAGTGGATTCGAGCAGCACGTTGCCGCTTGCAATGTAGGTGAGCACCTGTTCGTAGCCCAGGCCTTCCAAATGTCCCTTGAGCGTTTTCATCGGGACCTTGTTTCTTCCGCCGACATTTATGCCCCGCAGAAGAACCAGATAGGGGGTCGGTTCCATCAGCTCTCCATCCAGTAGCGGCCACCCGCCGCGGGTCTGGGCGTCTTCCAGCGAATTTACCCCGGGACGGGCAGAAGACCTAGGGTTCCGGCGCCATTCTCCAGCCGCCGGAGTCCACCTCGACGATTACCGGCGGCTGCGCCACGATGCCGCGCCGGTGCAGGGCTTCTGCCAGATCCGCCGCGGGCGCGGTCACTGCAAAGGTCTCACCCCGGTACAGATCGGCAGTTTCATTCACCAGGAAGATAACGTGAGCCCAGCCGCTCGCCGCGAACCGCCCGGCCACCGGGAGGCGGACCAGCCAGGCCGGTGCGGGATCGCCAAGCGGGAGGAGGACAACCGTTGCCGGGCACTGCAGGTCGCTCACTCATCCACCGGAGGATTCTGTCCCTGAAACAGCCGGCCGGTCGGCAGCGGGACCTCGATCGTCTTCGTCATGTCCGCAGACTTGGCTATTGGCTCCTGCCACCGTCGGCGCGACCAGCACCCGGTCCCGCCGCACTTCCTGGATGAGGACCTGTTGGTGCTGGCCATCGACAGACAGCCACCACTCATCCATGAACATCCGCAGACCCAGATCGTCGAGCAGGCTCTCGGCCGATTCCAGATCCGTTGCCGCTGACCGGCGCCGGTGGAGCAGGTCAAACGGAACGAACCCGCCGTCGTCGGTCATATGGATATAGCCCACATGTTCACCGTCCAGCTTCCGCAGATGGTCAAAGGTGTTCTCCGGCGGCATTGGCAGAGACATGGCGGATCAGCCGGCCACTTGTTGGCGCTGCCCGGTATCGAGGCCGGCCACGGCACCGCCGTCGACCAGCAGATCCACCCCCGTGATGAAGCTGGCATCGGAGCCGAGGAGGAAGGCAACTGCGTTGGCGATGTCGCCCGGAGTGCCCACACGTCCGGTGCCCGATGCCTCGATCATGGCGCGCATGTGGGCACCGGATTCGCCGGCGAGCTCCTGCTGGCCCATGGGCGTGGAGATGATGCCGGGGCTGATGCTGTTCACGCGCGCCCCGCGCGCACCCCAGCGAATGCTGGCCGCCTGGACGCGGACCTGGTTGGCGCGCTTTGCGACCAGGTAGGCGTACCCGGGGTTGTCGATTCCGCCGATGAACGGAATCAGGTGCAGGTCATCCACCGGCACGGTGGCCAGGCTGGCCAGGACATCGGCGGGGATGCTGCCGCCGGACATATAGGCGGACATGCTGGAAATGACGACGCCGGCACCGCCAGGAGCGATGACCTTCTCGAATTCCTCCAGCACCAGGGCCGCGCCGATCAGATCGACCTTCCAGATGGCTTCGACCGGAGCTTGGACAGGGGAGAGCCCGGCAGTGTGGACAACCTGGGTCACCGCGCCCAGTTCGGCGGCAGACGCAGCCAGCGCCGCCACCGAATCGCGCGATGACACGTCCACACGCTGGGTGACGACGTCGTATCCGTCGCCCAGAGCGCCCGCTGCCACCGTCTCGAGGAGCTCTTCGTTAAAATCGGCCAGCAGCACCTTTCGGCCTGCCCCGGAGCGGCGCATGACTGCCTGCCCCATGCCGCCTAAACCAACAATGACCAGTACTTCAGCTGCCATGACGCTCCAATATCGCAGGGTCCGGGCAGGAAAAGCCCCGGTACTCTTCGAGGATAGACGCCTGCGCCACTGCCGTCCTGTGGAGACCGCCGGGGGACGGCTGCAACTGCGGCTACTCCTTCAGCGGGACGCCCCGGGCATCGGCGCGGAACATTTGTGCACCGCAAAGGATCATGATGCCTTCGATGAAGCCCCAAAGCGACGCGATGCCGAAAGTGACCAGCGAAAGCACCAGCTGGACGACGCCCAGCCCAATGTGTCCGAGGTAGAAGCGGTGGATTCCCAAGCCGCCCAGGAAGATGCCCAGCAACCCCGCCACCAGCCGGGACTTTTGTTCGATATAAGGCTGGCCATAGGGGCCCTGTGCGTACGGGCCCGGTCCGTACCCCGGCTGGGGGTACGCCTGTCCCGGTGCCGGGTATCCGGGCTGCTGGTAGGGCTGGCCCTGCTGCGGATATCCCTGCTGGGGATAGGGCTGGCCGGGCGCCGCGGGGTATCCCTGCTGCGGGTAGCCCTGCCCCTGCTGCGGTAAACCGGTCTCGGGCTGTCCCTGATGTCCCTGGTCCGTGCCTTCATGTTCCACGGAAGGCGGGGGTGTTGGAGCAGGCATCTCCTGCTGATCTTCGCTGGAGGCCGGGCCCGGCTTGTTCTCTGACATTGGTTCCTCTCACTGCGTTCCCCCAAAGGACCGCTACATCTGAACGGCAGTCGGATGTTTCGCCTGGTGAAGCGGAATTCCGAACCTACGGAACTCTAACAGTTCCCCTGGCTGTGCCCCGGCTGCGTAACGACGACGCCTTACCCAATGCCGCCTCAGGAGGATCCGTATGCCCGTGGGCGGCAACCGGGACTACTCGGTGCCGCCGTCGCCATTGTCGATGCTGTGTTCTATTGCTGGTCTCTTGCTGTGCTGACGGAAACGGCTTCTTCCGTTTCGGTGTTCCCTATTTTGCCCGGGAAACGTGCTCTTTCTGCACCCGACGAGGCCCTGGACGCCGAAAGTGAGTATGTAACAATTTACCTGCAAAGTACTCGAATCGGCTGAGCCAGCCTGATTCGTGGAAATGTGGTGGCATACGGTATAGGTAGCGCGCGGGAACCCGATCCTGCCGCCGTGAAAAGAGTTCAGCAAAATGTCCCGCAGCCAATTCATGGCGGTGGGGGAAGCGCTATCGGGGCCCAGCCGCAGCTCTCTATGCGGCAAGGACAAGGGCATAAGGAACCGTGGGGGTTCCTGACTTCCTGCGGAAACGCGCGGGGATATCAACCACATCATCCAGGACATAAATGAAAACCACGACGCTTTCCACTGGTCTCACATCAGTTGCACTGACCGCTCTGCTGGCCGTCTCCTGCCTTGCAGGTCCCGCGGCGGCTGCGGTCCCCGCAACAGGGACCGACACTGCTCCGATCGGTATCAGCGAGGCTGAACAGGCCAGGATCATCGGCGAAAACGGCGCTTCCATGGGACAGGGCCTGAACCGCCTCGGCGTCACGGGCGATGCCCAGCTGCCGGCGCCCGATGAATCCGCAGCTCCGGCACCGCAGGCCGAGTCGGACGCTCCCGCCCCGCAGGCTGAATCCGAAGGCACCGCTGCGCCGGATGCGGGTGTCAGTGAGCCCGAAGAAGGAACCGCCGCCCCCGAAGAGGGAACCGCCGCCCCCGAAGCGGCTGAACCGCTGGCAGGGAACTGGCGGCCAGCAGGCATCCAGGGGATGGACGTGTCCAGCCACCAGGGCAACGTGGATTGGAAGCATGCCTGGGGGCTGGGCTCGCGGTTTGCCTATGCCAAG
This genomic interval from Arthrobacter citreus contains the following:
- a CDS encoding DUF1697 domain-containing protein, which translates into the protein MEPTPYLVLLRGINVGGRNKVPMKTLKGHLEGLGYEQVLTYIASGNVLLESTEPAEVIGPRIEAALTENFKLDDEIVRVLVLDRGQLQDVVAHKPEGFGEQPGKYHSDAIFLMGIDPAEAMDVFNPREGVDAVWPGEGVIYSQRLSSERTKSRLSAIAASPLYKSMTIRSWNTTQKLWNLFQD
- a CDS encoding TM2 domain-containing protein, which produces MSENKPGPASSEDQQEMPAPTPPPSVEHEGTDQGHQGQPETGLPQQGQGYPQQGYPAAPGQPYPQQGYPQQGQPYQQPGYPAPGQAYPQPGYGPGPYAQGPYGQPYIEQKSRLVAGLLGIFLGGLGIHRFYLGHIGLGVVQLVLSLVTFGIASLWGFIEGIMILCGAQMFRADARGVPLKE
- a CDS encoding SDR family oxidoreductase; amino-acid sequence: MAAEVLVIVGLGGMGQAVMRRSGAGRKVLLADFNEELLETVAAGALGDGYDVVTQRVDVSSRDSVAALAASAAELGAVTQVVHTAGLSPVQAPVEAIWKVDLIGAALVLEEFEKVIAPGGAGVVISSMSAYMSGGSIPADVLASLATVPVDDLHLIPFIGGIDNPGYAYLVAKRANQVRVQAASIRWGARGARVNSISPGIISTPMGQQELAGESGAHMRAMIEASGTGRVGTPGDIANAVAFLLGSDASFITGVDLLVDGGAVAGLDTGQRQQVAG